The DNA region GTGACAGACGCGCCGGAGCCTTCGTCGTCGCCGGCCGCCGCCTCGTGGGGCTGCGCGGACGCCCACGCCAGCAGTGCACCCGCGAGGATCGCGACGATCGCGTAGTACCCGAGCATTATTCGCGCCCGTGCGGGTCCCGCGACAGGAGCCGGCCGGCCGTTGTCGATGATGTCGGCGCGAGTCCGAGTGAGGTACAGGACCGTCGCCAGAATGGCGGCCAGGAAGATGACGCTGGTGAGTGCGGTGCCCAGACCGAGGCCGTGATCGGCGCGGGGGGACGCGAGCCAGTCGCCCAGGTTCGCACCCAGCGGACGGGTCAGTATGTAGGCCAACCAGAACGACAGCACGGCATTGGCGCCGAGTCGCCGGCCCAGGGCGACGGCCGCGATCAGTCCGGCGGGCAGCAGCACCGAGACGCCGGGGCCCCAGCCGGTCCGATCCAAAACCCAGTCGCCGACGGCGGTGCCGAGGGCGAAAGTGACCAGAACGGCCAGCCAGTAGAACAGCTCGCGTGGGGTGGTGACGATGCTGTGGATCGACAGGGTGCGCTCGCGCGCGAACCAGATTCCGAACACGACCGCGAGGCAGGCGGCGAAAACGGTGGTGCTCACCGCCAATGGAACGCCGAGGTTGTCGGTGAGGATGTCGGTGTAGAGGGTGCCGGTCACACTGAGCACGACCACGGTCAGCCAGTACACGAACGGCACGTATCGGTCCAGCCGCAACTGCCAGACCAGCACCGCGGCGAGCAGCACGGTGAACAGCAGCGCCGTCAGGCTCAACCCGACCCCGAGGGTCATGTTGATCCAGTCGGCGAAGCTTTCGCCGACGGTGGTGCACAGGATCTTGATGATCCAGAACCACACCGTGACCTCGGGAACCTTGCTCAACATCCGGTTACCCTGGTCGGTCCGCGCCGTCATCTCCGTCACGGGAGGCGACGGTAGCGACAGGCCGCTGTGACGACGCTGAGAAGGAGGCGTCGACCACGGTGCCCTGCCGGTCCGGCAACGAACCAGCGAATCCGGTTCGGGCAGCTCGCGTTTCCGACGAAGGTCTGGACAGCGCACCTTCGGCCATGGACTATGGTTAGCCTAACCTAGTCCGAAGGAGATCTGTTCATGATTCGCAAGCTCGTCGTGGCCTCGATGCTGTCCGCCACCATGCTGATGCCGGCTGCCGCAGCCGTCGTCGTCACCGCCCCGGCGGCAGTGGCCGCACCGGCCACACCGTCCGCGGGTGCGCTGCAGGGCAAGCTGCAGGCGGCGTTGTCGGGGTCGGCCACCGAGCTGGAATCCGGCGATGCGAGCCAGATCGTCAACGTGGGTAAGGTGATTCAGCGGATTCCGGGATACAGCTGGGACGTGTCGGGGCCGATCTCCGTCGACGGCGATGTCCTCTCCGCCACTTTGAACAGCCGACTGGGTTCCTACTCCTTCCCGTTCTCGGTGACCTGGAAGGACGTCGACGGCACGTGGAAGCTCTCGCGCGAGAGCGAGGACATGCTCGTCAGCTACGCGAACATGGCCTGGTGATCGCGCACAGCCTCGACTGAAGAAAGACATGTACCCGCTTGCGGGTGGTCTCCGACCGTTGCGCTCGGAGCCACCCCGAGTCGGCCCGACGTGCAGGCTCCCGCGAAGTTCGATCCGAGCTTGCTAGCCTGACCCCGATCTTGCTCGCCCGTAGTTCGTTCCCGGTTCTTCCACAGACACATGGATGGATTGCGAGGTTCTGTTGCGAGTCGTTCCCGTCACTCTGACCACGGCGTTGGCCGCCTTGACCGCGGTGGTCACCACCGTCTCCGCGCATGCCGCGCCGGCCCCGGTGGACACACCGATGCCGATAACCCGCTGGGCCCCATCCCGCCGCGCGACCCACTGTGCGGGGAGAACGATATGGAGTTGGCCGGCGATATCTACCTGCGCAGCAACGCCTATCGGCGGCTCTCCACGATCTACGGGGCGGATGTCGCCGTGAGTCTCATCGGCAACAATCATTACCAGTTGCGTGACCATGCCGGGAACCTGATTCTCGGCGAGGACCGCAGCACGCTGCACCACGTGCCGTTCGGCAGCGAGATACCGGCACCGCAGGGGAGCCCGCATGAGCAGGCGATCCGTGCAGGCATGTCGCGAGTGACAGTCGGAGTCATGCAGGGCGTTGTCTATACCGGCGATCTCACCGATATGTCGGCCTACCTGACCACGCCGATCGGATCCCTCGTCGTGCAGGCGCCGGGCACCGGACCCGATCCACTCCAACCGGGCCCCGGCGGTGAGCGACAGTTGCAGCTGCTCAACAACTTTCAAGTGCTCGATACTCAGGGCCGGTACGTGATGGGCAATACCCTGACCCTCGGCTCGCCAATGGCGTTGTGGCCCAATGCCGCGGTGCCGTGCCCGCAGGGCACCGTGCCCATCTCCCAACTGCCCACCCGCTCCCAGCCCGGTAGCGCGCCGATCACCGTGGCGGATCTGCCCGATCCGGTGTGCACATCGCCTGCCGGCGTGCCGATCACGGGATTCATCGATGACCAGCCGGGCCAGGCCGCACCCGGAACCACCCAGCCCGATCCGGTACAGCGGCAGAAGGACATCAACGACGCCTACAGTGCCGTCGGCACCCAGTTCGGGCTCGCGGTCGCCGTCGGCGGGCTGATCGGCAGCCTGGCGATCGGCGTCCCCGTCGGCATCGTGTCCGGTGTCAACGCCTACAACACCCTGCGCCTGCAGGGCGACGTGGCACGAAATCCCATCAGCGCGCCATGGGAGTCCGCGCCGACCACCGAAGCGCTGCCGACCGGCGATTTGAGGACCCGGCTCGTCACCGCCGGTGTATCACCCGAACTCGCCGCGGTCGTACCGGACGAGCTGGTGGCAACCGTTCCAACGGAACTCGCCGCGGCCGTGTCGCCGATGCTCACCCAGCTTGTGCCCGAACTGCGGGAAACCCCCGCAAGTTCGCTCATGTGAAGGGACTGAAGTAGCGTGCCATCACATGAGCGATGACTTGTCGGGCAAGAGTGCACTGGTCACCGGGGCGAGCCGGGGAATCGGGTTCGCGGTGGCGGCGGAGCTGTTGGCGCGGGGGGCCAATGTGGTGATTTCCGCTCGGAAGCCGGAGCCGCTCGAGGAGGCGGCGGAGCGGCTGCGGGGGTTGGGGCATGCGGGCAAGGTGGTCGCGGTCGCGGGGAATTCCGGGGACGCGGCGGCTCGGGCCGCGCAGGTCGCTACCGCGGTGGCGGAGTTCGGGTCGCTCGATGTGCTGATCAACAACACCGGGATCAATCCGGTGTACGGGTCGCTGATGGAGGCCGATCTCGAGGCCGTGCGGAAGATCTTCGATGTGAATGTCGTTGCGGCGCTGGGGTATGTGCAGGAGGCGTACAAGGCGTGGATGGGTGAGCACGGCGGTGCGGTGGTGAACGTGGCCAGTGTTGCCGGGATCCGCTCGACCGGGGTCAT from Nocardia tengchongensis includes:
- a CDS encoding SDR family oxidoreductase; the protein is MSDDLSGKSALVTGASRGIGFAVAAELLARGANVVISARKPEPLEEAAERLRGLGHAGKVVAVAGNSGDAAARAAQVATAVAEFGSLDVLINNTGINPVYGSLMEADLEAVRKIFDVNVVAALGYVQEAYKAWMGEHGGAVVNVASVAGIRSTGVIAAYGASKAALIRLTEELAWQLGPKIRVNAVAPGVIKTKFADALYSADEEAAAGVYPMKRLGSPEDVASLIGFLASSESSWITGTTVRVDGGLLATGGI